GGGGATTTCGGACTTTGCCGTATTTGCTTTCGTGAGCTTGCCAATGAAGGCAAGATTCCTGGTATCCGCAAATCATCTTGGTAATATTATTTTCGACTAACACTATTTTATGGACCCTATTGCAGACATGCTCATAAAAATCAAGAACGCTAGTATTGCTTCGCATGAAGTGGTACTTACGCCTGCATCAAACATGAAGCGCTCGCTTTTGGAATGTCTAAAGCGTGCAGGTTATGTTGCAGGGTTTACAGAGAAAACACTTAAGAATCATCCAATATTTGAAATCGAACTCCTCTACAAAGATGGCAAGCCTCGCATCACTGATGTTGTTCGCGTGTCCAAGCCATCACGCCGAATGTATATGCAAGTCAAAGAAATGAAGCCTGTCAAAAATGGTCACGGTATTCTTATCGTCTCAACATCAAAAGGCATCCTTTCTAACAGTGAGGCGCGCAAAGAATTAGTTGGCGGCGAAGCAATATGTAAAATTTGGTAATACTTATACAACCTATATGTCACGAATAGCCAAAAAACCAATAGCAATTCCTCCAGACATCACCATCAAAGTTGATGGCAGTGTTATTACTGTAACCGGTCCGAAAGGCACTCTAACAAGAACATTTTTACCAACTATTGCTATTACAGTAGAATCAAATGAGCTCATCTTAGTGCCTCAAAATGATGCTCCAGCTACACGTGCACTTTGGGGGACATATGCATCACATTTGAAAAATATGATTACAGGGGTGACGACACCATTTTCCAAGAAACTTATTTTAGAAGGCGTTGGCTACAAATCAGAAGTCTCTGGTAAAAATCTTGTCCTAGCGCTGGGCTTCTCACATCCAGTTTCAATGCCAATACCAGAAGGTCTTACGGTTACTGCTGAGAAAAACCAGATCACTGTTACAGGCATTGATACTGAATCCGTTGGACAGTTTACAGCCACAATACGTTCACTGAAGAAACCAGAACCATATAAAGGAAAAGGATTTCGATATGATGGAGAAGTTATTCGTCGTAAGCAAGGTAAGAAAGCAGCATAGTACATTTGTATGAAAATGAAAAACAAAAAAACTGAAAAGCGATTGCGCATCAAGCGAAAAATCAAGATGAAAATATCAGGTACTTCAGAGCGTCCACGACTTACAGTATTTCGATCAAATAAATTTATCTATGCTCAGCTTATTGATGATGTCAAAATGGTAACACTTGCGCAGGCTTCTGATAGTAAGATTACAAAAGGTACAAAAAATGAGCGTGCAAAAGAAATCGGCAAAGCAATCGCCAAGGCTGGTATCGACAAAGGGATCACAAACGTTGTGTTTGACCGCAATGGATTCAAGTATACTGGTAGAGTAAAATTATTGGCTGATGAAGCACGCAGTGGCGGACTATTATTTTAACTATTATTATGGAACCAGAACAAGCAACAACTAAAATACCAGAGAATGCACCAGCTGAGGCACCTGCGTTTGATCGTCCACGACGAGGTACTCGCGGTGGTGGAGGTAGTGGTCGGGGAGGTCGCGGTGGATCTTTTGCAAGACCAAAGCCTGAATTTGACCAGAAGATAGTTTCAATCCGACGTGTAACTCGTGTTGTTTCCGGTGGTCGCCGTATGAGTTTCTCAGTTGCTATGATTATAGGAGACAAAAAGGGTTCAGTAGGATTTGGTACTGGCAAGGCATCAGATACAGCGCTCGCTATCGCCAAAGCTCTCAAGCATGCTCGAAAAAACATGATTACAGTCTCGATGACAAAGACTGGATCAATCCCGTATGACATATCTGCCAAATTCGCAAGCTCACGTGTTATGTTGATGCCAAACCGTGGCAAGGGAATCGTAGCCGGCAGTACTGTTCGTGATATCGTTATCCTCCTTGGTCTTAAAGACGTCACAACCAAGATTTATTCACGAAGTAAAAATGGTCTCAATAATGCACAAGCAACAATCAAAGCATTAAGTAGTATTGCCAAGAAGCGACGTGTATCTGTTGTTGAAGAGGCTCAAGCATTCACTCAATAAAATTATATGCAATTCCATACACTACAACGCAAAAATAAAAATCCAAAAAAGATTACTGTCGGCCGAGGCGGTCGTCGCGGTAAAACTTCTGGGAGAGGAACCAAAGGTCAGAAAGCTCGTGCGGGGCACAAGATTCGCCCAATGATTCGTGATATCATAAAGAAGCTTCCAAAGCGACGTGGTCGCGGTAAGAATAGTTTCAAAAGTTTTGCGTATAAGCCAAAAACAGTCAATCTTGCAGTGCTTGAAAAGCATTTCACAACTGGCGAAGTGGTGACACCAAGCAGTTTGCTTGCTAAGGGTCTCATTACAAGGACCAAGGGTGTTACTCCTCGTGTAAAAATATTAAGTGATGGTGAACTTACTAAGAAGCTTACAATCAAGGATTGTCTCGTTTCAGTAGTGACTCGAGAAAAGCTTACCACCGGAGGTAGTACTATTTTATAAAACAAATGGAAAAGCTAAAAAATAAGATAAAAATTATTCTTCATGACAAACGGCTCTTGAAGCGAATCGGTTTTGTCATTTTAATGTTAGCAGCATTTAGATTGCTTGCGGCAATTCCAATTCCTGGCATTGATGCGGCACGACTTGCACAATTCCTCTCAACAAATCAATTTTTCGGCATTCTCAATATTTTTTCTGGCGGTGGACTTTCAAATCTGTCTATCATCATGCTTGGGGTAGGACCTTTCATTACGGCATCTATCATCATGCAGCTTTTGACACTCATGGTTCCAAGGCTCAAGTCACTCTATCAAGAAGAAGGCGAAGCTGGTCGCAAGCGCTTTACGCAGTATTCAAGGCTTTTGACGGTACCGCTTGCAGCACTCCAGGGCTTTACACTCCTTATTGTTCTTAACCGCCAAGGTATTATTGAATCATTTACACCGTTTGCAATTGCAGTTAACTTGATCGTCATTATTGCCGGATCGATACTTCTTATGTGGATCGGCGAGCTTATTTCAGAATATGGCATCGGTAATGGTGTCTCACTCATTATTTTTGCAGGTATTGTATCCCAAATGCCACGGGAAATTAGCCAATTGATTTTTAGTTACGACCCATCGCAAATTCCAATCTACATATTATTTGCTGTAGTCGCGTTTGTTATGATTGCCGGTGTCGTTATGGTCACCGAAGCAGAACGACCGATTCCAGTCACTTATGCTAAACAAGTACGAGGCTCACGAGTATCAGGTGGCACATCGACGTATATTCCACTTCGTATCAACCAAGCTGGTGTTATTCCGATCATCTTTGCATTAGCCATATTGCTTTTCCCACAGCTGTTAGGGAACTTACTAGCAACCTCTACGAACGGATTCCTTCACCAAGCATCAACCGTACTGTTATCATTTACTCAAGGTTCAGTCGCATACGGTATCGCATACTTCGTTTTGGTTTTCCTCTTTACGTACTTCTACACTGCGGTGACCTTTGATCCACATACGATGGCAGAAAATTTGCAGAAAGGTGGCGCATTTATTCCAGGTATTCGTCCAGGTCAAGCAACGGAAGAATACGTTGGAACGATTGTGACGCGTATTACGCTCCTAGGTGCACTATTCTTAGGCTTTGTGGCAGTGTTGCCGCTTATCATGCAAGCTATTAGTGGTATTACAACGATCGCTATCGGTGGTACTGCACTCCTTATCGTTGTCTCAGTTATCATCGATCTCTTGAAAAAAATTGATGCCCAGGTGTCAATGAGGGAATACTAAAAATAGCGAGTATGGCACCATACTCGCTATTTTGTTGTTTTCATTTATACTACAAATATGCATCCAGAAACCTTTATCTTCATTGGCCGGTCAGGCTGTGGGAAGGGTACCCAAGCCAAGTTATTGATAGATATACTCAAAGCTCGCGATCATGATCGTGATGTTTTCTATTTGGAAACCGGTGCGCAATTTCGCGAATTAATAAAAAAGCCGACGTTCACTAGTTCACTGGCGTATGATATTTATAAGTCTGGTGAATTACAACCATCATTTCTCGCTATTCATGTATGGTCACATGAATTTATCGCCGGCTTAAATGGCAGACAGCATATGGTGCTCGATGGCACACCAAGAGGTCTAGGGGAAGCAATGATTCTCGATGGAGCGCTTCGCTTCTATCAGCGAGTAAAGCCAACTATAGTGTATATGAATGTAAGCAATGCATGGTCCCAAGAGAGATTACGAGACCGCAAGCGTTCGGATGATCGCAGTCAAGATGAGGTAACCAAGCGTCTGGCTTGGTTTGATAAAGATGTAATGCCTGCAGTTGAGTATTTCCGTAATGAGCCGTGGTATAACTTCATTGAAGTAAATGGTGAACAATCTATAGAAGTAGTTTGGGCAGAGCTTCAGGAGAAAATAAATTTTTCTAAATAAAAAGTTTTCAGAGGATTTTTTTGGTCCTCGGTTCTCCTCTTTGCTTTCGCAAAGAGGCCAGACTAAAAAAATCCTCTGAAAACTTTTTATTGGTTCAGGTAACTGGTCATGTATTTAGTCATATGGTCATCATCAAAACTGACAAAGAAATAGCAATACTTCGTGAAGGCGGCAAAAGGCTCGCTTGGATTTTAGATATGGTAGCCAAGAAAATTGTTCCAGGAATTACTACGGGCGAACTCGATAGCTATGCAAAACTTCTAATACATGAAGGCGGTGATACTGCAGCATTTTTAGGCTACACACCTGATGGTGCAAATTATCC
The Candidatus Nomurabacteria bacterium genome window above contains:
- the rpsH gene encoding 30S ribosomal protein S8 — its product is MDPIADMLIKIKNASIASHEVVLTPASNMKRSLLECLKRAGYVAGFTEKTLKNHPIFEIELLYKDGKPRITDVVRVSKPSRRMYMQVKEMKPVKNGHGILIVSTSKGILSNSEARKELVGGEAICKIW
- a CDS encoding uL15 family ribosomal protein; its protein translation is MQFHTLQRKNKNPKKITVGRGGRRGKTSGRGTKGQKARAGHKIRPMIRDIIKKLPKRRGRGKNSFKSFAYKPKTVNLAVLEKHFTTGEVVTPSSLLAKGLITRTKGVTPRVKILSDGELTKKLTIKDCLVSVVTREKLTTGGSTIL
- a CDS encoding 30S ribosomal protein S5 — encoded protein: MEPEQATTKIPENAPAEAPAFDRPRRGTRGGGGSGRGGRGGSFARPKPEFDQKIVSIRRVTRVVSGGRRMSFSVAMIIGDKKGSVGFGTGKASDTALAIAKALKHARKNMITVSMTKTGSIPYDISAKFASSRVMLMPNRGKGIVAGSTVRDIVILLGLKDVTTKIYSRSKNGLNNAQATIKALSSIAKKRRVSVVEEAQAFTQ
- the rplF gene encoding 50S ribosomal protein L6, which translates into the protein MSRIAKKPIAIPPDITIKVDGSVITVTGPKGTLTRTFLPTIAITVESNELILVPQNDAPATRALWGTYASHLKNMITGVTTPFSKKLILEGVGYKSEVSGKNLVLALGFSHPVSMPIPEGLTVTAEKNQITVTGIDTESVGQFTATIRSLKKPEPYKGKGFRYDGEVIRRKQGKKAA
- a CDS encoding nucleoside monophosphate kinase, yielding MHPETFIFIGRSGCGKGTQAKLLIDILKARDHDRDVFYLETGAQFRELIKKPTFTSSLAYDIYKSGELQPSFLAIHVWSHEFIAGLNGRQHMVLDGTPRGLGEAMILDGALRFYQRVKPTIVYMNVSNAWSQERLRDRKRSDDRSQDEVTKRLAWFDKDVMPAVEYFRNEPWYNFIEVNGEQSIEVVWAELQEKINFSK
- the secY gene encoding preprotein translocase subunit SecY is translated as MEKLKNKIKIILHDKRLLKRIGFVILMLAAFRLLAAIPIPGIDAARLAQFLSTNQFFGILNIFSGGGLSNLSIIMLGVGPFITASIIMQLLTLMVPRLKSLYQEEGEAGRKRFTQYSRLLTVPLAALQGFTLLIVLNRQGIIESFTPFAIAVNLIVIIAGSILLMWIGELISEYGIGNGVSLIIFAGIVSQMPREISQLIFSYDPSQIPIYILFAVVAFVMIAGVVMVTEAERPIPVTYAKQVRGSRVSGGTSTYIPLRINQAGVIPIIFALAILLFPQLLGNLLATSTNGFLHQASTVLLSFTQGSVAYGIAYFVLVFLFTYFYTAVTFDPHTMAENLQKGGAFIPGIRPGQATEEYVGTIVTRITLLGALFLGFVAVLPLIMQAISGITTIAIGGTALLIVVSVIIDLLKKIDAQVSMREY
- a CDS encoding 50S ribosomal protein L18, with translation MKNKKTEKRLRIKRKIKMKISGTSERPRLTVFRSNKFIYAQLIDDVKMVTLAQASDSKITKGTKNERAKEIGKAIAKAGIDKGITNVVFDRNGFKYTGRVKLLADEARSGGLLF